A region of the Lathamus discolor isolate bLatDis1 chromosome 12, bLatDis1.hap1, whole genome shotgun sequence genome:
acaccgCCCGTCCGGGGCTCTGCTGCCCGCTGGGGGGGACGGGACCCGGCCCCAGTGCCCGGCCCAGGGACAGCGGGACGGGCCGGTACCCACGCGGGACCGGGCCGGGGCCACGAAGGGAGGAAGCGATGGGGCAGGTGGGGGCGGGGGAGCGTGCGCCGCACCGGTAGCagggacggacggacggacggacggacaAACAGCGGCCGCGCCGCCCCACCGGGGGGTCCCTGGACTCAGCTTCCCCCCCGCCAAGCCCCGCGTTCAGCGCGCCCCGAGGGGATGCCCCGCGGAGGGGCCGATCCCCACCACTCCCACCCCAGGTCGGGGCCGGTACCGGGGCCGGTACCGAGGCACCACCACCGCCTTCCGCCGCCCTTGCCTGGTTCTTGTCGAACTGCTCCCGCTCCGCCTCCAGGCTGTGCCCGCCGCGGCGGCTCAGCACCCGCGCCGGCACGCTCTTGATGCTGTTCATGGCGGCCGCGGTCCGGGAACCGGGTACCGGGAACCGGGTACCGGGAACCGCGCTCCGGCCAGgcagcgcccggccccgccAGCTCCTCCCGGCCGCGCActgcgccgcgccgcgccgcgcccgaGCACTAGGGCGCCCCTAGCGGCCGCGCCAGGCCCCACCCACCCGCGGCAGGTGGAGCCCTGCCCGCACCCCCGAGCCGGGACCCGGAGCCCGCAGGGGTCCTCCCACCCCGCGAAGCGGCCGACGGGGCGGGGAAGGGGCCGCGGGGTGACGGCTCCACCCGCTCCGCCGCCTCGTAGCGCGGAGGCCCCCTCCCTCATCCCGCTCCAGACACGCCCGGGAGGGTCGGAGCCCCGGCGGTACCCGCCCGTCAGCGCTCCCCCGTTGGAAAAGCCACGCAGCAGCGAGGGCACCGACCCCgcggcagggctggagcccagcGGCAGCTTTGCTGTCTTTAGTAATCCAGTATGAAAACACAATAGCAAAGGCACTGCCGGGAGTATCTGCAAGGCTTCCAGAAACACGGCAGCAGAGTTTGAGGCGGCCTGAGTCGTGGAGCACACAATTGGTTCGTACCTGAATCAATTATCCCCCAGTATTCCCCATTGCACAAACCGAGGGCAGCCCCAACACATAACCCTGCGGCTCCAATGATCCTCGTTACATCACTTCAGCTTGGTTTTCTATAGGACTTTACAGCTGCCGTTTGAAACGCACAGGTTGTTCACTGCATTCACTCACTGATGCTCGACACATTTaaaccagctcctgctgggaagTTGCACCAGTGTCTCCAGGAGCTGGCATATGGTACAGCTGTGGGACAGCTTTGGGATCAGCACCATGGCATTGCCAGCATCAGCTTTTCAAGGGGGATTTTTGTCATACCCACAGCAGAGGATTTGAGGATGGAGCCTGGAAAGCTTCTCTGAGGAAAAggaatcaaatgcactttaagtgCATGTGGAAGttcaaagaaaagctgagaCTCCCTTTGTGGGTAATGCCCGCAGGTGGCGAGGGACAGGGAGGATGCGGCTGTGATCAGAATTAGTTGACCAATTTTGAGGCCATGAGCACGCTACCTGGCATTTGGGTCATTAAAAAGAGAGCAGAAAATTACAGGAAAGAGTTAACAAGGGGAAACCACGGTGGATTTTGCTGCAATTAACTCCTGGCATTAGAAAGAGCCAGAAACTCCCACCCCTTTGCTGCCCCCACgcaggcacagagctgcagacCCAGCTCATGTCTTCAGGAGCTGGGGTTGTACATCCCAAAGAACCACCATAAATGAAGTATTAAATGTGTCAGCATGTTAAATAGGCAAGAAAGCTACAACAAAGGTGTCACCTCTATTGGCTTATTTGATCTTTAGGTTAAAAAACAAGCTCATATCGTGGTGATGGAATACATCTTGCCCAATAACCAAGGATTAAAAACCAGTTTAAGGCTAAAACCCTGGTCCTACCACACTGGACACACCTCATCTTGTCACAAGCTTCTGGTAGAACAAGCAGTGCCCAATGGAAGCGCTGCTGTGCCTGTCTCATGGCTGACAACTGTCCTGTTTCAACCACGCAGGAGCAGTTCCTGGCTACAGCACTAATTGGGAACTTCCTATAAACATTATTCATCTCCCTCTACATGGCCACAAGTCCAGAGCTAAAACAATCAGCtataaaaaaaaggaacatttggCTGTGTCATACGCTATAAATATTTCTGAGccaccataaaaaaaaagagtaagaaaaataGTTCCTGTGTTGTAACAATTACGCACTTGAGATTCTTCAAACCCAAGCCAGTGTTTAACCTGAGCTCTCAGCtataaaaatagttttgttgAGCTTGGCGTTAGTCtatgttttatttcaagatAAAACATATCCCCACATCTCTTTGTGAGGCTTTCACTCCAAAGAAGCATGGAAAAATAATGAGGTAACTTTCCATCGTAGCTCATGGGTTGGTGATCTTCAGGTCTCCAAGTTAATTCTGTATTGGAAAGGTCTtcatctgctgcagaaaatggaAGGTTTTTGTTAAGTTGCAGgaacatttcctttaaaatagaaGTGTTCATGTATCTGTCAATTTACTATAGAAAATTTCATGCTGTAAGCAACCTAAAACCAGTGCACACATATAAAGAGGAGGAAAGGTAACCAAAGCATTTCATGACAGCGGTCTTGGGACACTGCTGCAGTGTTGGGAAATAAAAAcctttcccatttgttttgCAGAGGGATCAATCTTTGTGCCCTCAGTCAACCACTGCGTCACCACCCCTGAGCAGTGACGACCTTGTCCAAGACCGAATGTCCCCTTTCACTCACTGCTTTGTTGTTCAACTCTCCCCAAAACACTCTCTCCCTAAAGGAAAACAACCCACTgatggaaatggccaaatcaCCGCCAGCGAGTCAGGAAATGAACCCAATGTCAGTGCACCTGCACTCAGATGACtgcaaagcaattaaaaacCACCCCCAAGCCCAGTGCACATCAATTCCATCACTTTCCTATGGCCAAATATTTAGTTATTTCTGGACCTGCTATCAACTCTAAAAGCTGCTTTGGACCAACCCAATCACAGTGATCCAGTGCCTTttaataaaaggagaaaaccagAATTACGCAGCAGCCAGTGACCTGCAGAGTCACTACTTCTTGTCGTGGCTCCACAGTGAATTGTGGGTCTGTTTGTTGCACCAAACCTCTCTCACTTGAGGCAAATGAACTCATTTCTGTAGGCTCAGCGTCtgctccccctctgctgcatcAGCTGTTTGCGGGATTTGCTCCTGAAACTTTCCAACAGCAGTAGTTTCAGGATGCAAGTCACAGTGCTGGCCTGGATCCATAAAACCTCCATCTTCTTTTACCTGAGGGCTCTtttcaggaaaggaagagcTCTCCACATAGGAACATTGTGCAGAGTAAGGTACAGCATTCCAGCTACTCAGCATCCATTTCCCACAAGAGCCCCATTAGCGTGCACTAAGCAGACCCAACTCATTTTGGAAGAAGACTCAGTGTCTCCAGACTTaatgcagcaacagcagaacaTCAGGGTGCTACAAGCCAGCACACAGAGGGTTTGGTTCCATAGGAGAGAGACAGCTCAGGGACTGCACTTTGCGTGTACCAAGAGAGAACTGAGCACCAGCTCTCCATGAGATTAAAGGTGATCAGTGTAAGAAATCCAGTGCCACAGAGCTGCATACTCAGCTTGTTGTGCAGTAACTCCCCTTGGCTTGGGTTGTGTCAGCACTGGAAGACTTCTTTTTTGGTCATTTTCTCCCCATTGTTGCTAGTTCTTATTCATTTTCACGTGGTGTTCAGTATTTTATCCATATCTGGTTACTCATTTGTCCTCAGAACCAGACAACACGGTGCCTACTGCAAGGATCCAATTCACATCAGTAAAACAAATAATCAGAGAGTGAGAAATTTCCtgattcaagaagaaaaaacaatcagCTATGGTCAAGGCTGCTTTTTGTATGCAGCTCTATTCAATACATTCTGCTTCTGGAGCTCTGAGCCCAGGAACAACATGCTAAAACAGCCCTTGGCCGTGGCACTGAAAAACACTTCCCAGTTTCTCCTTCAACAATGTTCACATCCTTGATCCTGTTATCTGTAACACACAGAAGGATTTTTAACTACAATAAGAAGTGTATAGGTACTTGGGAATTGTGCTGCAAGATCTGACTGCCCAGAGGATGAGGAAAGTGATTGAGAAAGGTTTATTTGACTCAAGGGATTACTTGTTGCTTTAGTATCTGTTTGCTGTTAACTCACAGGagttttatttgaaatgcatttagaGCAGTCCACTGATCTAAATCTTGTGCCAGGCTCATCTCAGAAGTCCATAACTTATATTAATATTGCAGGTGCATTTACaaagaggaacagaaaactCCAATTAAGAAGATCAAGATGAAAATACCTTCATACTCACAGAACATCATAGAGAAAAGAATGGGAGCTTAGCATctctttcttctgcagcagaTAGCTGGGTTCTGTGAAGACCTTCTGCAAGTTCTGTTGTCTACATTGTAAAGCAAAAACACTACATGGAAACCAAAGAACTGAGATAACACAAATTACAGACCTGCCAGGTTCAAACTGGGGAGCAGCAAGGATACACTTTTTaattccctcttctccctcctccaaGCAGGGTAAAGAATCCAACACGTACAAATTCTTACTGATTAAATCCTAAGGGTTATATATGATACATGTTTTAAAGCACAGTTTAAAACAGCCTCAGGTTAACCTGGCTTTAAGCACAGGTTATGTGGCCTGCACAGAGGAATTAAAAACACGCTTGACAAGTCTTTCCCCAGAACCACTCTGAAAGTAGATCAAAGTTCTACAGATGTGGTGCAGAAGCTGCCCCCAGCAGTAAACATGAGCCTGCTTCATCTTCTATCCACTAGAGCAACCACCTCGAATGAGGAGTCAATCAGGCTCAAAAATGCAGTATCAGGTTGTAAAGCAGAGTCACGCTCACTACCAAAGGACAGCCGGTTTAGCTGAGCTGTGATGTGCCAACCAGGAAAGCAGGAGCCAGACAGCTGATGGggctgggaaggagccacaAGCAGCCACTGTTCCGCAGAGAGCTTTTCAGGAATCCCTCCTACACGACAGCCTTTGCAAACGACTACACTGCTGCTGTCTCTCACGCTGAAGGAAACCCTGCAGACGAAGTTCTGAACAAAATATCCTTTCAGCTTATGCAAACGCTGGCACACAACCTTTAGACTCTGTCAGTCAGTCCCAGCACAGCTAAGGTTTTGTGGTTCTGAATGTTATAAAAATCACTTTGTCTGTTACTTACAGCAACATTGTTCTGGTCAAGTTCATCTAAGGATAAAAGGGGTGCAACTTTTTTAGAGAGATGTAATATCTTTcaggagaaagctgaggtttcAGCATACAGCTTCTCATTGAGTCTGCTTAACACCAAAAACCTAATTTCTCCTTGGTGGTATTTATCAGCGCAAGTTTAGTCTTTTTTAGTGACGAGTGGCACAATCTCCTCATCAAACAAGGTAGCAATTCTTAAGGATATGtgtgaaaagaaacaagtgACCCCTCCTGCAATTATTCCTATTACTGCCCACATATTCAAGATAAACTCCTGATCAGTGTTCGTGCTCATAAAGTAAATTGCCCTGACAGCTATGTACAGGTTATTTTCTTTGAGTATTGAGTATGTTCTCTGACCCTGCAATGAAGCCCACAAAAACTGTACAGTTATTTAAGCTAGAAGTCTGGTTTAAATTCATACACAAAACTATCCTATATATCACTTATTTCCTGTGCTGTCCTCCTTTCCACAAATATGCCTCACGTAATAAACCAGGTCTGAATGTCCCCCTACAGCTTGCTCCAAAACCACTTCTTCTTTCCATCTGTTTAGACATAGGCAAAAATCAAATCCTGCCATGCCCTTGAGGAGCCATAAAGAATCCTGCATAAAATTCAAGCACTTTATGCTAAAGCATGAATTTTACCTTCAGCAAAGCATGAGGAGGATATTCATAGCATTGTAGTGCAAGGGAAAGGATGTTCCCAATCACTATTAATGACCACCTAAATCTAGTCATGGGAGAGCAATCTATACCGTGTTAatgttgctgctgtttggaCTGCAGCGAGGGCTCGCCTGGAGAAGAGTGCTAAGCTCCAGATCAGCAACCATCTGTCGAGACTCAGCCAGTGCATGCTGCAGCTTACTTATGGGAGAACTGGTGTCCTGGAGGAGACAGAAAGGGAGCCAAAGTTATGAAACGGTCATTTTCAAATATGTCAAAGGATTATAACCCACCAAGAATCGtcactttcattttgaaatgtctCCGTTCAAAATAATACTACATTACACTGCTCCAGTGTAATACTACTACATTACACTTCTCCAGTGTAATACTACTACACTGCACTGCTCCAGACTCTAAGTGGTGTTATTTGTAATAAACACAGAGGTCTTTCCTGGTATCAGCTTTTAACAGATCTTCACATGCATGTACACACAGTGCACACAACAGCAATACTTCAGTGAGAAAGGGGAAAACCAGGCAAGACAAAAACCCAGTATCCAATAACCTGAAATAACTGTATCCAAGCATACTCAGCTATTGTGCTTTAATGGAAATTACAATTAGCCAGCATTCATTATCCTAAAGCCTTGCATTTCAAAAGCTTATAACTATATCTCTAGATACATCTATAATTTATAAATTAGATATATCTATAAAACAGTATCTATAATATTGGTTTGAACTCCTTACACTTACGCTGTCCAAGGCAGAGacaaaaaggaataattttgaTAAAGTATTTTACCACCGTTGCTTTAAGCCTGGTGTCCCATCATTCCAGATCCTAGTTCTGCCACACTGGCAGACAACTGCTTTCCTACCATCACAATTCCCCTTACAATCATGGAAGTATGTTCTGCAATAAAATACTGACTCGGTCCACGGCGGCGTTGCAGCATCTGTTTGTTGGCTCAGTCACTGAAAAGCTATTGATCTCCAGAGTGAAGTCTTCATCACAGAATTTCTCACATCTTTGAGGCCTGTCTCCTTTCTGGGTGGATGTCAAACAGGGAGAATCCAAGTGAAAAGAATTCAGATCCACATTTTCTCcactgttaaaaaaatgaagacattGCCAGAAACAGTACTGCCAACCTTTCTCAcctttcaaaggaaaatcaTGGGACAACATAAATAATCATGAGCCCTGAGCCAATAAAACCATGGAGCATGTGAGAATACTCTGCTCCTCAGAGCAGTTTCCGTGGTTAACAGCTTCATTAGATCAGTTTCAACCTCTGAGGACAACAGCCTGACATTCAATCAGTTTCAAGAACAGTTACCATGTGCTTGAGTATCTATTTAACCTTGCAAAGAGCACATAAAAGGCAGTCTCTAACTCCTCCAAATACTCTGGTActccttcttctcccttttttttcaaTCAACCATTAGGCTAATTAGTATCTATAGATGTTCTCTGAAAGgaaatttctgtcttttaaagTCACCATCTCACTTCAGAGATCACAGGGGAGATTCCCCAAAGAGGCTTTATTTAAATACAGCAGCAAACAGTAAAGTGCTGTTTGAGCAAACTGTGATTAAACCCAAGACTCAGTTGCCTGACTGCCATTCCAGTGTGGAGCTGGAAGCAGTCTATTGCCATACATCTTCCCTTAGCTTCTGAGTGCATTTAGGAATAtctgaaaagcagtttaaatGACTGTGAAAGCAACAAATCATACCCTGCATCTATTACTGTAAGAACACTGGCTTGCAACCATCCCAAGCTTGTCCTAATACAAAAGGTCTTTAGCACTTAATATGCATACTGAATGACTGAAACTTCTCTTTTACACCTCTCCCAcaataaaaaagcaacaaaggTGTAAGAGAAGAGTTTCAATTACACTCTACCCTAGAGAAAAACACTTCTCAATTTCAATTCCTTAAATCACAGCGTTACCAAATCCCTCACTCAGCTCCAGCACCAAATAATCACAATATAAGAccagaaataataaaagctgCAGTACATGTGAAATGATCTTGATCATCTACCACAGCAGTACAGGAACCCAGCAGCACCCTAACTAAGCCCTCTGTtcccagtgctgtgttttcacataCAAAGACCTGCCCTGGTTTCTGTCAGCAGTTTCAAGCTTTGCAGTGTTCACTTTCAACTGCTCACTTCCGCTTCATACAAAAGTAAATCAAATAGTGAGCATCTCCCCAAAAGACAACATTTCTGCATCACACTGAACAAACCAGAAGCACAGCTCTAGCATTGCCTGGATCGGGTAAACacaaaaatatgcatattttaaagcaaatgctaCTTTAAATTTACAACATTTCATTAAATACTCTTTAGATACTTATTTTAGTGGAACAACACATTCCAGACCAGGCAGGACTGttaaaaaaaggttatttttagaTGACATTCAATCTAAGAAAAAGCCCTTGTGAGGGATGCCAGCTCACAAGTGTCTGTTGTGTCTCATTTCACTTCTCTTGTAAAACACTGGGGTACAATGAATAGGCTTTCttttaagagagaaaagctCATGTTGGCGTGCTTCTGACAGGGAAAGGCTCTGAAAAGATGTAAGGGAATAAGCTGTAGCAGCCTAGAAAAGGGGATGTGAGGAGATGCAATGAGCACAGCCAGTTTGAAGAAATCCtcaggctgggagggagggggaaaaacagGTTTGATTTTGAGGCAGGGCAACAGCTCAAGGAAGCAGACTGAATAGGTAACTGCTGACACTCTGTCTTTAAAACCAGAATTGAGATAAAAATCCAAAGGCACCAAACGTTGGTCCAACATAAAGGAAGTCACTAAGAGCACAGAAACGACTCCTGCGCTCCCGTATTTCACAATCACTCTTGCAGTTAGTTAAGGTATTTGACTGTGTTAATAGCCTTCTTGTTGGCTGCTCCTGAATTCAAGAACTCATGTCAAAAATATTTGCTGGGCTGACAGGGAGGTGCCAGCACCCTCCCCGACACACAAAATACATCATCAGCACTACCAAGCCAGCAATGGAAAACTGGAGGATCCAGACTGAAGTCCCAGAAGGAATGTGGTGTTTGCTCTCTGCCATTAATGCCTTAACAGAAGCCCACACTGAACACTGCACTACTACTGCCTTCCTCCCATCTGCGGGGTGAGAATTTATTCAGTGACAAATCAGAGGCTGGAAAACTGACAGTTTAGGATTTGCACTGAGTCAATGTCTCCAATTAGCAGAGCCTCAGGACCAAATGTGGGCATCAAGAAAACCTGACAGCTTAGAGCAAATCCCAAAcaggcagagctgccctgcCTTACTGAAGGGTATCTGCTCTATCTGCATTGCCTGGGTTGAATTTGTTCCTTTTCCCCTAAAACTCCCTCAAGATCAAGACAAAGAGTGAAAACAGTTTTCCTGATTCAATCAGAAGAGGTTTGGAGGGATGGCAGTGTGTGTCATTTGTGCTGCTGAGGGAGCAGGTAAGAAAGGGCAGGGTAGACATATGGGGAATGGAGTCTTATTAATGATTTATGGCCAGTGGAAACTAGAGGGAATCCACACACAGCATGAAGCTCAGCTAAGCTGTGTGGGAATGTGCCAGGACAGCATTCTTTTTCAATGGCTGCCCATCCACCTTGTTTCTGAGCAGGTCAGTGCCACTGCAGTAACAATTTCTGTAatagttttgtttcaaaagcaacACAGAATGAAAGCATCTGTATATCAGATAGCTCCATCCCATAGCATTAATTTGTTCGGACGTTGGGCAGACTTGCTGGCTGGAATTCTCAGCAGGTTTAAACAGCTGTTCATATACTGTACTTGCCAACTGCCAGTTGAGAAGCTGCTACTCCTCTGTCTAAAAGGCAGCTATGAAACCTCTGTTGAACTTCAGAAATCCTTCTAAATCAGAGCTGTAAGTCAGTCAAGTCTTtgggaggaaacagaggaaCTAGCACAACAAATCCACAGAAAGCCCCAGCTCTGAATGCCCTTGCTTGTGTAGGCACAAAACCACTTCTATAAATGTAAAGCAgcttttgtatttcagataCCTTCCAATACCACCAAGATACCTGAGTATTTTTCTGGCACTTTTCAGCATTAGAAACCTTGTTCTGCTTATCCCCAACCACAtgtcctttttcctcccccaaCATAAACACAGGGACAGAGTCCCACGAACAAGGACTCACTAGAGAGCAGACAGATTGCTGTCCTTTAAATCTTGCCATCTCATTTTCCTGGCCTGAGTGAGGAAAGCAGCCTGTGCGGAAGAGCCATGTCCTACATTCTTGCCCAGCCACTGTGTGACTTCTCAACAGAAATAACACAGTCACTAAAGCATCACACATAATCTAGGTTTGTTTCTTGCCTTACAGGAACATCACTGTAGAGTGCAGCTCTATTTTACCCACCAGATTTACAAGCAACATCTGGGATTTCAAAGAAATCCTGAGATGTTTTAAATCTGCATTTGTCTCAATTAGTTCATTTGGCAAGTCCTGGGGTATGGCAGCTTCTCCTACCCACACAGCTCCTGGGGATAAGagctgagaaaaaataaatgcataaaaatagAACCACGATACCTTAAGAGCTATTTTAACTTACTTTGAATTTACTACTTTTCAAGTTGGGAGCCTAATTTTAGAACAGCACTTACTTTAACCATCACTTGAGATAACAGAAACTATTGAGAGCTTGTACACCCAAGTTTCTACATAGCTCTAGATTATACCTCTCTATTTCTTAAATTTAACAAGCACATAACCTTTTTGAGCAGGCACATTTCATCTCTTGTGCAGTCCTGAGACAGCTGCAATCTTTTCCATGCCATACATTTCCATCTCCTTTTATGGGTTTGAAAATCTTCAACCATTCTGGATCCGATACTGGCTTCCACCAAGCATCTTTTTTGATGAAGAACTTACTACTACAGAAACCAGATTCAGACCTGTGCACTGCAGCAGGAGtctctttgcttttttggtCCAACAGAATTCCAGTTCTCTCTTCCcaggtttcattttcattagcaGTTTGGGCAGATGTGACGGTGCTCTGGATAAAAGTACTTTGCAAATCTACACAAGAACTGACATTAAGCCAACGCTCATGTTCAGGTGAAGATGACTCAAAGGTTTGTTGGTCTCTGATTTCCACCTCATTCTCAGAGATTTCCCTGTTTCTCAATGGCCTTGTGTTGTTTGCCTCACAAAATACTTGTCTGCCTGGCTCATCAGAGCTTGATGCAAcatcctgcttttcttcttccgTAAGGTCAGCCAAGACTTTCACAACTTTTGGACACTGGTTTAAGTATGCTGAGGTAGTTTCCTCCATGTCTGATGCATTCTGTAACAGTCCATTTTCTGCTTCACACATCTCAGAAGTGGGTTTCACCCTACTTTTGGGAACTTGTGCAGTTCCACACTCCTCGCATATCTCGTGGGTTCCCTCAGTCCTAACTGTGTCTGTCTTGCTGTTACTTTCAGAGGCAGAGAATGCCATACCTATGCTACAATGGCATGACAAAGAAACAGTCAGATATACTGCATTTAAAGAGCATACGTAACTGTAGTCAAGGTTAAGCTAGACATTAACCAGAGGCTGTGGCCATGGCTCTGCGGTGTTCATATACCAACTACAGACAGCTGTATCCTGCCAGAACCTGACAGAAGTCTGTGTTTGAGTCTAGCAAAGCCGTGTTGACACAGCACACATCTCTTTCAGGGTGTTAACTGTGGCTGAACAGTGAAGTCTCTCTTTGTGAATAAACTACATTAAAAAACTACTTTACCTCCTTTCATGTGCTGCCTTTTCATGCTTTTGCCTTAATTCCTGAGAGCTCTCCAAATTGACATGAAGAAACTGCAAGTCACGCTGCTGTTTTACATAGATCTGTTTAAAGATAGTAATGTGCATTAGCGGAAGTCTGGAGTGCTGGAATATTGCCATCAGGTACTAACACATTCCCTGTCTTCCAAAAACATCCTGAAAACACTCTAACAAACCCATACCTGTAGTCAAACTATTGTCAAAGCCTTCCAAATCTAAGGGCCCATCTCTACATGCatttaggaaaataaagtttCGCAGCAATAAACAATATTTCTATTAGAAGACTGCAGTGTGCTTTTAAGATGGAACCGCACAATCATAACTTCAGGACCATTTGATATGTGAGATTTAATACATGTTGTTATGTTGTTCAAAGTTATGCCGAACTACAGGACACGAATGATGATCATGGTATTTGGCATTCACTACAGGGAAGTTTTTGTAAAGCTGATGTAGATGATAACATACCCATCAATTAtttgcaataaaaaaagaattgaaCATGCCTTTAGAACCTCAGATGGGTGCAGGTGAAAACACTGGCCTTaagtctctgctgaaacacagcTCTTTCAGTACCTCATGCTCCTTTACACTGCCTGAGTTCACCTTGAGCATGTGCGCCAGGCAGTACACCTCACTCCCGCTGCCCTTCACGTGACTTCTCGAGCCTAGCACTCTCTGTTGAGACA
Encoded here:
- the CCDC62 gene encoding coiled-coil domain-containing protein 62 isoform X1 — protein: MNPSLPCSASPQKSNPSLENSTIEKQRQELQLLIAELKDRDKELDDMVAVHQRQLLAWEDDRQKILTLAERCNLLSNELNKRNEIIKSLTRRLKFLESQQSDSKTTLESTQQKFRELSQKVTDATAHCQAVEEKNQSLHCSVLELSAKTGQLQAREQELLTMLKLKDEAILETTDHITDFTSKFKKVESALRAARMERFSLNKEKQDLKLRLKELVLGTNKLKDDLSEKVKENHKQQEEIIHLKQENGCLRNELALAVEKAKRQDQLLQFAKSKQARTDTELSSLRKIYVKQQRDLQFLHVNLESSQELRQKHEKAAHERSIGMAFSASESNSKTDTVRTEGTHEICEECGTAQVPKSRVKPTSEMCEAENGLLQNASDMEETTSAYLNQCPKVVKVLADLTEEEKQDVASSSDEPGRQVFCEANNTRPLRNREISENEVEIRDQQTFESSSPEHERWLNVSSCVDLQSTFIQSTVTSAQTANENETWEERTGILLDQKSKETPAAVHRSESGFCSSKFFIKKDAWWKPVSDPEWLKIFKPIKGDGNVWHGKDCSCLRTAQEMKCACSKSGENVDLNSFHLDSPCLTSTQKGDRPQRCEKFCDEDFTLEINSFSVTEPTNRCCNAAVDRDTSSPISKLQHALAESRQMVADLELSTLLQASPRCSPNSSNINTTTELAEGLHRTQLSAAEERDAKLPFFSL
- the CCDC62 gene encoding coiled-coil domain-containing protein 62 isoform X2 — its product is MNPSLPCSASPQVNKKSNPSLENSTIEKQRQELQLLIAELKDRDKELDDMVAVHQRQLLAWEDDRQKILTLAERCNLLSNELNKRNEIIKSLTRRLKFLESQQSDSKTTLESTQQKFRELSQKVTDATAHCQAVEEKNQSLHCSVLELSAKTGQLQAREQELLTMLKLKDEAILETTDHITDFTSKFKKVESALRAARMERFSLNKEKQDLKLRLKELVLGTNKLKDDLSEKVKENHKQQEEIIHLKQENGCLRNELALAVEKAKRQDQLLQFAKSKQARTDTELSSLRKIYVKQQRDLQFLHVNLESSQELRQKHEKAAHERSIGMAFSASESNSKTDTVRTEGTHEICEECGTAQVPKSRVKPTSEMCEAENGLLQNASDMEETTSAYLNQCPKVVKVLADLTEEEKQDVASSSDEPGRQVFCEANNTRPLRNREISENEVEIRDQQTFESSSPEHERWLNVSSCVDLQSTFIQSTVTSAQTANENETWEERTGILLDQKSKETPAAVHSGENVDLNSFHLDSPCLTSTQKGDRPQRCEKFCDEDFTLEINSFSVTEPTNRCCNAAVDRDTSSPISKLQHALAESRQMVADLELSTLLQASPRCSPNSSNINTTTELAEGLHRTQLSAAEERDAKLPFFSL